A genomic window from Flexistipes sp. includes:
- a CDS encoding cysteine desulfurase family protein — MIYLDYAATTPVYSEIRKKIPDLLDRYNFNPSALYSAGVQTRETLGNARRQLAFYLNVSPNNIIFTSSATEAANMVFKGLNYKSANKILLSNLEHKSVIESAESASELGAETIYIKHHREELKFEDIKPFIDEDVRVCSVMLVNNETGAVNQLEKLAYEIKSYSKDILVFADIVQGFGKIPVNLENIDFASISGHKLGSMKGAGCLYVKNPEIIKPLIVGGGQEFGLRSGTENVVAVLTLIQALKTTAKLYEENGDHLKKLKKKMVDFCDKMRFHINSPENSVDYIFNFSTGKLPSEVLINHLSSKEIYVSAASACAKGGVSRVLKNMGYSDGIAATALRVSLHPDVKEEDIDKLIHEIQWASETLVL, encoded by the coding sequence ATGATATATCTTGATTATGCTGCTACAACACCGGTTTACAGTGAAATAAGGAAAAAGATTCCCGATTTACTGGACAGATATAATTTCAACCCCTCGGCTCTGTATTCTGCCGGGGTTCAAACACGCGAGACATTGGGGAATGCCAGAAGGCAGCTCGCTTTTTATCTGAACGTTTCTCCGAATAATATAATTTTCACATCTTCAGCTACAGAAGCCGCCAACATGGTTTTTAAAGGCCTTAATTATAAATCTGCAAATAAAATTCTGCTGAGCAATCTTGAGCATAAATCGGTGATTGAAAGTGCCGAAAGTGCGTCGGAGTTGGGAGCGGAAACCATTTATATTAAGCACCACAGAGAGGAATTGAAGTTTGAGGATATAAAGCCGTTTATTGATGAGGATGTCAGAGTTTGTTCGGTAATGCTTGTGAATAATGAAACGGGCGCTGTCAATCAGCTGGAGAAACTTGCCTATGAAATAAAAAGTTATTCCAAAGATATCCTGGTTTTCGCAGATATAGTTCAGGGTTTCGGTAAAATTCCGGTTAATCTTGAAAACATTGATTTTGCCAGTATCAGCGGGCATAAACTTGGGTCGATGAAAGGAGCCGGTTGCCTGTATGTGAAAAATCCCGAAATAATCAAACCGCTGATTGTGGGCGGCGGACAGGAATTCGGTCTCAGAAGCGGTACGGAAAATGTTGTGGCTGTGCTGACTCTGATACAGGCATTGAAAACTACTGCAAAATTGTACGAAGAAAACGGGGATCATCTTAAAAAGCTGAAGAAAAAGATGGTAGATTTCTGTGATAAAATGCGTTTTCATATAAATTCTCCTGAAAATTCTGTGGATTACATCTTTAATTTTTCAACCGGTAAGCTGCCTTCTGAGGTATTGATTAATCACCTTTCTTCCAAAGAGATTTATGTATCGGCAGCTTCGGCATGTGCAAAGGGAGGTGTCAGCAGGGTGCTTAAAAATATGGGCTACTCGGATGGCATAGCTGCAACAGCTTTGAGGGTTTCTTTACATCCTGATGTGAAGGAAGAGGATATCGATAAACTTATACATGAAATCCAGTGGGCATCTGAAACTCTGGTGTTGTGA
- the thiI gene encoding tRNA uracil 4-sulfurtransferase ThiI, producing the protein MKKCLLISVGELILKGKNRNIFENILIKKIKEKAETTGPYEFKKYRARYAVIAKTDDANLQELILKVRKIFGITVIFQGYIVSRDIDSIKKSVLKVAEKDSTFKIRSKRHDKSYPIKSLDLNREIGEFVLSEVRGTSVDVHNPKQIINIEIFEDSVIVFTEAVRGMGGLPYGTAGRVVSLFSGGIDSPVASWMMMKRGCEIIPVHFHTPPYTGEGSILKVKDLIKHLADFAGKPIVSYFVNFTSVQLAVKKCVPDKYVTVVSRRFMGRIAEDIARSEKAKGVVTGEALAQVASQTLENMLCVDEVFGLTVLRPLVGLDKEEIVKKARYIGTYDISIRKEVDCCHLFVPKRPETKANIAGVCNAEKKVLEQLGTDWKYECSVEKIG; encoded by the coding sequence ATGAAAAAATGTCTTCTTATAAGTGTCGGGGAACTTATTCTTAAAGGGAAAAACAGAAATATTTTTGAAAATATCCTCATAAAAAAAATAAAAGAGAAAGCAGAAACAACCGGTCCTTACGAATTTAAAAAATACAGAGCACGTTATGCAGTTATCGCAAAAACTGATGATGCCAATCTTCAGGAGCTCATTTTAAAAGTCAGAAAAATTTTCGGAATTACGGTTATCTTTCAGGGATATATTGTTTCAAGAGATATTGACTCAATAAAGAAAAGTGTTTTAAAAGTAGCTGAAAAGGATTCCACGTTCAAAATCCGAAGTAAACGTCATGATAAATCTTATCCCATCAAGTCGCTTGATCTGAACCGTGAAATCGGAGAATTTGTTCTCTCTGAAGTCCGGGGGACAAGCGTTGACGTGCATAATCCGAAGCAGATTATAAATATTGAGATTTTTGAAGACTCGGTAATTGTGTTTACAGAGGCGGTAAGGGGCATGGGAGGGCTGCCGTATGGAACAGCAGGCAGAGTTGTTTCTCTCTTTTCAGGAGGGATTGATTCTCCCGTTGCTTCCTGGATGATGATGAAGCGTGGATGTGAAATAATCCCCGTGCATTTTCATACACCTCCTTATACCGGTGAAGGTTCTATTCTGAAGGTTAAAGATTTGATAAAACATCTCGCAGATTTTGCCGGTAAACCGATAGTTTCATATTTTGTTAATTTTACGTCTGTTCAGCTTGCCGTTAAAAAATGTGTGCCTGACAAGTACGTGACAGTTGTCAGCAGACGCTTTATGGGGCGTATTGCCGAAGATATCGCCCGCTCGGAAAAAGCTAAAGGTGTTGTTACTGGTGAAGCCCTTGCACAGGTTGCAAGTCAGACGCTTGAAAATATGCTGTGCGTGGACGAGGTCTTTGGATTAACTGTTCTAAGGCCTTTGGTGGGGCTGGATAAAGAAGAAATCGTAAAGAAAGCCCGTTATATAGGAACATATGATATATCCATAAGAAAAGAGGTTGACTGCTGCCATTTGTTTGTACCTAAAAGACCGGAGACGAAAGCTAATATTGCCGGTGTATGTAATGCTGAAAAAAAAGTGCTTGAGCAGCTGGGAACGGATTGGAAATATGAGTGCAGCGTTGAAAAAATAGGTTAA